One Solea senegalensis isolate Sse05_10M linkage group LG3, IFAPA_SoseM_1, whole genome shotgun sequence genomic window carries:
- the eno3 gene encoding beta-enolase: MSITKIHAREILDSRGNPTVEVDLWTAKGLFRAAVPSGASTGVHEALELRDQDKDRYLGKGTLKAVKHVNVDIAPALIEKKFSVVEQEKIDKFMLDLDGTENKSKFGANAILGVSLAVCKAGAAEKGVPLYRHIADLAGHKDVILPVPAFNVINGGSHAGNKLAMQEFMILPIGASNFHEAMRIGAEVYHNLKNVIKAKYGKDATNVGDEGGFAPNILENNEALELLKTAIAKAGYPDKIIIGMDVAASEFFRSGKYDLDFKSPDDPARHISGEKLGDLYRSFIKGYPVQSIEDPFDQDDWEQWAKFTASVDIQIVGDDLTVTNPKRIQQAVDKKACNCLLLKVNQIGSVTESIQACKLAQSSGWGVMVSHRSGETEDTFISDLVVGLCTGQIKTGAPCRSERLAKYNQLMRIEEELGDKAKFAGKDFRHPKIN, from the exons ATGTCCATCACTAAGATTCACGCTAGGGAGATTCTGGACTCCAGAGGAAACCCAACAGTGGAGGTGGACCTATGGACGGCTAAag GTTTGTTCAGGGCAGCAGTTCCTAGCGGAGCGTCGACTGGTGTCCACGAGGCCCTGGAGCTCCGTGACCAAGACAAGGATCGTTACTTGGGCAAAG GTACATTAAAAGCCGTGAAACATGTGAACGTGGACATCGCGCCCGCACTGATTGAGAag AAGTTCAGTGTTGTGGAGCAGGAGAAGATCGACAAGTTCATGTTGGATTTAGATGgaactgaaaacaaat ctaAGTTTGGTGCTAACGCCATCCTGGGCGTGTCTCTCGCCGTCTGTAAGGCCGGAGCAGCAGAGAAGGGCGTTCCTCTGTACCGCCATATTGCTGACCTCGCTGGGCACAAAGATGTcatacttcctgttcct GCCTTTAACGTCATCAACGGAGGAAGTCACGCTGGAAACAAACTGGCCATGCAGGAGTTCATGATTCTGCCCATCGGAGCTTCCAACTTCCATGAGGCCATGAGGATCGGCGCTGAG GTCTACCACAATCTGAAGAACGTCATCAAGGCCAAGTATGGGAAGGACGCCACCAATGTGGGCGATGAGGGAGGCTTCGCGCCAAACATCCTGGAGAACAACGAGG CTCTGGAGCTGCTGAAGACCGCCATTGCGAAGGCCGGCTATCCCGACAAAATCATCATTGGCATGGATGTAGCGGCTTCCGAGTTCTTCCGCAGCGGAAAGTACGACCTGGACTTTAAGTCCCCTGATGACCCAGCAAGACACATCAGTGGCGAGAAGCTGGGAGACCTGTACCGCAGCTTCATCAAGGGCTACCCCG TCCAGTCCATTGAGGATCCATTCGACCAAGATGATTGGGAACAGTGGGCCAAGTTCACTGCCTCTGTGGACAtacag ATTGTAGGAGACGACCTGACAGTGACCAATCCCAAGAGGATCCAGCAGGCGGTGGACAAGAAGGCCTGTAACTGTCTGCTGCTCAAAGTCAACCAGATTGGCTCTGTGACTGAGTCTATCCAGGC GTGTAAGCTGGCTCAGAGCAGTGGTTGGGGTGTGATGGTCAGTCATCGCTccggagagacagaggacacattCATCTCTGACCTTGTGGTCGGACTGTGCACTGGACAG ATTAAAACCGGCGCCCCCTGCAGATCAGAGCGTCTAGCCAAATACAACCAACTGATGAG gATTGAGGAGGAGCTTGGAGACAAGGCTAAGTTTGCTGGCAAAGACTTCCGCCACCCAAAGATCAACTAA